The sequence CTAGCAGATGGAGGCAAAGGCCAGTGAAGCTGGGCCGGCCGGCTGTGCTGACCCACCTGACCACGCCACGGCCGGCTCTGCAGGAGGCTCACCTTTTCAAGCATCCGCTGTGTGTCCAGCTGCAAGGTGGTCAGGCGCCTTCGGAACTCCTGAAGCAGCCGCTGAAGCTGGTTCTTCTGTCGCTCGGCTGTCCGGGCCATCTCCTCAGCCTCGGCCAGCCGGGCCCGCAGGTCCTGCATTTCCGTTGCCAGTGTCTTATTTGTCACTTCAGTGGCTGAGAAACGGTTATGGCTCTCCTCTGGTGGGGGCAGGCCGGAGAGACTGCTCAGCTAAGAGGGGAGCGGATGGCGGGTGGCCTGGAGTCTGGGGTGCGGGCCTCCCGCTTCATCTCCCCACGCCACAGGCCACTCACCCAGCTTAAGCTCCAGTGTGTGAATCTTGTTCTCCAGGTAGAGCCGCCCACTGTCCTGCTGCTCCGCGCGCTGCAGCAGGTTCCCCACGTTGATGAGGCTGCCGTTGTGGGACACCAGGCCCTTGTGCTCCACCGGGGCCGCACCCGGCTTCCCGCTCTTCCCGGGAGGAGGCAGCAGGTCCAGGTTCCCTAGAAGGGCCAGGAGAAGACTCAGGGATGGGAAGCGGGAGGAAgcagcccgcccccgccccctgggGCCACAGGACCCAGTTCGCACCGAAGAGCAGGTCCTCGGGGAGTGCCCCGTCCGGGCCCTCCAGGCGGCTGTAGTGGAGGCTCCGGTACTGGCAGATGTTCTGGGACACCGCCCTGCTGACCAGCTGCTTGGCCTGAAGGAAACACACCCACGATGCCCAGAGCCGAAGGTGCAAGCCCGTGATGGCGCCCGAGCACCTAGAAGCACAACGTCCCAGGCCGCGCCTGCACACAGCGATGCCGGGAGCCTCACCTGCTCGGCGCTGAGCCGCAGCCCGAGGGTGAGCAGGATCCTCTCCAGGTCTCGCCGGTGCAAGTAGCCACACCAGTTGGCGTCAAAGTAGACGAAAGCAAGGAGACAGTCCACGGGGAGCACAACGGAGGGTTCCAGCTCCTTGGGCTGCGAGAGGAACAAGGGTGAACAGGATTTACAAATAGCTCTCCTAATGCTACATCACGCAGGATGAAGCCCTTTCAAAATAAGGCAGCTTGGCTGACACACTCACACCCAGACACACCTTCCAGCTGGAGATCTGACCCTTGGCCTGTGAGCAAAGATCTCTCTCTGGGGCACTTCTGCCCCAAGGCCTGCCACCCAGACAGGAACCGTGTGTGCTCCTAGATCAGACAGCTCACTCAGAACCACACTGATGGAGACAATGAAGTATTCTCCTGGCTCCTGTGAGTGTGCTATCCCACGAGCCAAGAGCCAGCTCTCTCTCATCAGTGAGATGATGCCAGGCatctaggactttcctggtgatcaaGCAGATAAGCATCTACCTCGCAGCGtggggggacacaggttcagtcgctggttggggaactgagatcctacatgccatggagtaACTAGAgcacccacatgccacagctggaGAGCTAGCGTGCCACAGCAAAAGACATCTGGGGCACCATGACCAAGACCCaatgaagccaaaataaacaattaaaaaagaaatgccagaGACTGTTCAGTAAAAGCGTCCCCTTCCCAGGAGAGTCAGGGGCCTTGCCAGGGCCCCGGTCGCAGAGCCCCAAGCACAGAGCGGGTCTCACCATGTCCTGAAGGGTCGAGAACTCCATCTCTGACTGGTTTGAGGCAACCGACCGGACCTCGGAGTCCTCCAGCTTCGCTCCTGCTACAAGAAGCCTGAGGTGAGCCTAGCGCAGGGCCCGTGCGGGTCCGGACTGGCCCCGCACAGAACGAGGGCGGGAAGGCCGAAGTCAAGAAGCCGCTACCAGCCGGCACCACACATACCAAACTCCTCCTCCCCGTCGTctctcagcagcagcagctctgggtCCAGGGCCATCTCACACAGGTCCTCGGACGCCTCGCCCCGGGGTTTCTCTTCATCTTCGCCCCCAGAAGACGGGGGTTTCGGCAAAAGCCCATCTTCCTTCTAGGAGAAGCAGACCCAGATGATAAGGAGAAGAGCTGCCCCTGGAATTTCCCACCGTAACAACGGTTAACGTTTCCACATCGGCCGTCTTCAGGCAATGGGATAGAGGCTTGCGTGCAGTGTCTCATTTAATGTACCCCATTACACGGGtcacagggcagggcagggcgagTTCCAGACACCCGGGGTGCTCCTCAGGAGTCAAGCCCAGTCCCATAAGCAATCTGCCTGCTTGAATGTATTTAGGCAAGAAGCAGACCCATGGGCTTTAGAAACGGCTAAGAAAATGCAGTGCTGTAGTTAAACACAGGGTCATGAAGACACCTGTAGCCATCAAGGCACTGCCATGAACACCGATGTCCATGGCACCCTGGCAGCCACACTTCCCTTCATGGAGCTCCAGGcccgcctccctcctcccaggcGCTTCACCGCCGAGCTGTGTGGCCACACGGGAGAGTTACATGCCCGTGCCAAGTCACACCGGGGTCAGGAGGCACGCACAGTGAGAGTGGGGCAGAGACAGCAAAGCCGCAGCACGCTCTGCGCCCCAGCTCGGCGGCGCGTCAGGACCTGCAGCCCCGTGCCCGCACAGAGGGCGGAGATACTCACCGGCGGGGCGTCTGCCTCCACAGCTGTGCCCTCACTCTGTACCTCATCCTTGGGCTCCTTGGCCTCCTCCTTGACCGCTGCTTCTTCCTTGGCTGCCTCCTCCTTCTCAGGCTCAGGTGGGGCCATGACCTTTTCAGGAAGGCTCAGGAGCGTCTTATAAATCCTATAGCCAAAGTCCCTCTGCAGCATCTCCAGAAACAGCTCAGCCAACACCGTGGCCTGGTGGCGGAGGTGGCGGGAGGCCATGAGCATCAGGACAGGGAGTGTTCCAACCCCATCACCCCCTACCACCCCACAGTCGCCAGCTCCTACACCTGCCTCAAAAGAGATCCTTTCCTTTGGCCTCCGGTCCTCCACGATGCTTTGCAAGGACAGGTTTACACAGCGGGAGCGTGCCATGACAGCTGGTTCCAGAGGGGGTGGGGGCGCCTCTGGGAGGTCGGTGTCCACTTCCTGCTGCGCAGCGACCTCCGGATTCTCGGCACTCTGCTTAGAGGTGTCTGCTGCTTGCTCCGACCCATCAGCCGATTGCTCTGTAGGCTCTGTTTCCTGTGGCAGAGGTCAAGGTCTATGACCACCTGGGCCCCAGGGTTCAGGTACCTACCTCCCTCAATGGTTCGTAAGCCTTGGCCTCACCACTGGCACCTCCGGGGGCGGGGGAGCTGCCTCTGCAGCCTTCTGCTGGCACAGGGCCTCCCACTCCTCCAAAGTGGGCATGACGGTCCAGATGTCCGGCAGGTACACCACCACGGTCTGCAACCGCCTCGGCGGTCCCGCCTGCAGGTACTGAAACTCAGCGAAGCGCCACCTGCTCACAGTGAAGGAACAGTGAAGTGCTGACCCGTGACATTCCAAGTGAGTGCTTCAGCTGCCAGTCAGCATTTAATGAACATGTACTGCGGGCCAAGCTCTAAAAGAGACAGCCCAAGTCCTCAAGAAATGGTCCATGGGAAGAGACAGATAACCCGACAGTTATTATCCGAGGTGCCGTGGCAATAAGGATCTCGGAATGTAGCTGGGGACCACACCTGACAAGCCTCGGGGGGGTCAAGTGGCTCTCAGCACACTTACACATCCCTAGCCATGCTCGGGACTACGGCAACCACCGGCAGGGCTGGAGCCAGGAGACGAGCGGGGACGAGGGACCTGACAGAAGCTGACCGGTCAGAAAGGCCAAGCAGAAGCCTGGCCTCTGGCCGGGTCTTAGCCACTCGGCGGTGCCTGCAGGCGAGCTCAGCAGCCACTCACCACTTGGTGCAGGCGCTCAAGTCGATGCCAGCCTGGGCCTGCGCGCAGCGCGTGGCCGTGCGGACAAGCACCTGTGGGTCGCCCTTGGGGTCGAGGCCATCCAGCGAAGGAGACCACTCGCCCCCCACCAGCACTGCCTCATCATCCTTCCAGCCCAGCAAAAACTGCAGAGAGAGACCAGGGGTAAGACACGAGAAACCAATCACCTGGGCCTCCCACTGGGAAACCACCTGCCACCGCTGGGGAACAGAGTCCGCCACGCTGCACGTGGCGGGGGCTCTGTGCTCATGAACTTGAACCCCACGTGAATCTGGTAGGACCATCTCTGGGCCACGCTATGCTCCTGGCAGAACGACTGGCATCTCAACTCTGTTTCTTCGCGCTCACGAGCAGTATCTCAACCGACGGGGGCTGACGGCTGCCAGTGACTGCGTCTTGCCTCCTGGGCTCCAGCTCTTACTTTAATTTGCTTCAGAGGGTGTTCCGGGGTCTCCCGTGGCTCAGCCATGTCATCCACGAAGAGCATGCAACAACGATACAATTCCTCCAGTCCCGGGGAGGAGAGCAGCAGTACCTGGTAGGGACGGCGTGAAGGAGACACTCGAGAGCTTCCTCAGCCCTCACCAAGGGGATCAGGTGGCAGGACCCCAGCCAACTCACCTTGGAACTGTAGGCGGGGTCACTGTCTGTGGGGGGGGTCTCTGCCCCAGCATCAGCAGCCGGCTCCTTCTCTGGAGACACCTGGATGCGGCTTGGATGATGCAGAGAGAAGGGCTGGCTCACAGGGAAGGCCGACAGCCAGCTCAGATGCACAGCCAGGAAATTCGAGGGAACCAGGAGGGTGCGGTAGCGGCGCTGGAGTTCTAAGAAATCAAAGACGGGGCTGTGGGGAGAAAGCAGGGAGTTCCAGGTTGAGCAAAGatgaagtgttttttgtttttttttaatggaaccataaaaaagactttaaagaaaATGGAAGCAAATTCTTTTATAATATGAGAAAGAAGAGTTTTCTAAGGAAGACACCTctgaagagagaaaaatggatCAGATTTGACCACTAAAATGCTACCACCTCTAGTTCCAAAACAAAGTCAACCtagggaagggaaaaaagacatttaaaatatatgacaGCAAAGAGTCTTTATCTTAAAGTTAATATAAAAGGAACACataaatcactaaaaaaaaaaaatcacttttaagagaaaactggaaaaactgATAACAGATACTTAGAAAAAGGAATGAGACCGAAGAGCTCAGTATCACTCATAATTAAAGAAATTCATCAGGGTATCACTTTTCACCTACTGGACTGCAGAGATCACGAAGCTGGCTAACACAGTGCTGGCAAAGGCTGGGGGTGCAAGTACCTCACAGTTCGTCTGAGAAGGTAAACTGCCACAGCCTCTGTGAGAAGCCTGGCCATACCTTTAAGGTTCACAGACCTCTAAGCCAGCTACTCCATTTCTAGGAACTGAGCTCAATAAAATGCTTGCACCTGTCCACAGACAGGTCTAGAGAAGAACGTTTATCATTACAAGATTTTGAGTAACTGCAGATTAAAAATGGAGACCTGGTTCAATAAATTCTGGTCCATCCACTTAGCCGTGGGGTTGCTAAAAAGAATAAGATCAGTCTAACAAACATTAATGTGGAATAAATCCCAAGACAAGTGAAAAAGCAAAGTGCCGAACAGTAGGTACAACAGGCTTCCacttgtgattttaaaaagataaacagctGTGTGTGTGGCTAATCGTGAGCAGTCGGTGTCCTGACCACTCGAGATGCACCCTCCCACAGTGTGGTGAGggcaccagggtctcctgagaTCACCCTGGGAGGCGGGTGGGTCACCGCGGAGAGTACGAGGCGCGCCCTGGGCCTGGGGAGGAATCGGGGCaaccctccctgcctgcctgccacgAGGAGGAGATGCTAAGAGGCCGCCCGCACTTCCACTTGGATGGAAGTGGGTCTGCCCTGGGGGCTTCTAACACAGCAGCTGGAGCCCTGCATCTCCTCGGCTAGCTGGCATCCGGGATCACTCATCTACTCAGCTTCTACATGAGAGAAGTACGCTTGTGTGGGGGCAGCGACCTCGTACATGCTGTCACACTCAAGAAATCATTCAGAGCTTCCCTGAGAAGCCAGTCCCAGGGTTCCCATGATCCATAGTTTCCACCTGATATAGAACTGGTATTGGGCACCTGGATTTTAATTGGGACACCATAATTATAGCCTGGCACAACAACTTCTGGTGATTAAATCATAAATCAGTAGTGCTATGCTGGTCTGAATTTGAGATTCTGAAATAAATCtgtcacattaaaaaacaaaaatgaagcgAGCAAAAAGGTCACaagaatacacatacacaatTACTTCCACACTATATCTCATTTACACAAGAAAAATGTTACCAGCTGCAAGTCTCACCCCCAGCACAGCCTCCCCACTCACCTGTCCACAGCATAGGGAGTGAGGTGGACCCGGTAAGGAGGGAGGTCATGCCGCGGTTTCTTAGCGCCCCAAGGCTCTCCACCAGCTCGCTGTTTGCGTTTCTTGGAGTCATAGTCATCACTGGAGGTTGATTCATCACCAGAAGGAAGAAACCACACTGTTAAATACAGCTTCAGGACATGCTGGCCTAAAAAGAGCTGGAAACCATCTGAATCCTGAACtttaaagaaatggataaataaggCATACTAACAACCTTGTAAGAGACTGTTATTAAAGATATTAAAGTACACATTTAAATGCTTTAAATAACAGAAAACCATGTGAAACAAAAAGTACAGTATGGAACACTGTATAGACAATAGTGCCTCAAATGAGCAAAAACAGctttaaaagacagaaagaaaagaaaacggtGGATGCCTCTGATAAAGctgataatttttttatatttttacgaACGTTGTAAGTTACAGCTAACACGtaattttttgcaatgagagaaagaacttctctttttttaacaaaacatACATATATGGTACCATGCTATGGGTTCTATCAAGTTTAATTGAGAGAGACAGATCTGGTAACAAACCCTTgaaaaaaggaagtgaaagtgttagttgctcagtcatgtctgactctcttgcaaccccatggactgtagcccaccaggcgcctctgttccatggaattttccaggcaagaatactggagttggtagccattcccttctctggaggatcttcacaa comes from Dama dama isolate Ldn47 chromosome 16, ASM3311817v1, whole genome shotgun sequence and encodes:
- the CCAR2 gene encoding cell cycle and apoptosis regulator protein 2 isoform X2 → MSQFKRQRINPLPGGRNFSGAASTSLLGPPPGLLTPPVATDLSQNARHLQGGEKQRVFTGIVTSLHDYFGVVDEEVFFQLSVVKGRLPQLGEKVLVKAAYNPGQAVPWNAVKVQTLSNQPLLKSPAPPLLHVAALGQKQGILGAQPQLIFQPHRIPPLFPQKPLSLFQTSHTLHLSHLNRFPARGPHGRLDQGRSDDYDSKKRKQRAGGEPWGAKKPRHDLPPYRVHLTPYAVDSPVFDFLELQRRYRTLLVPSNFLAVHLSWLSAFPVSQPFSLHHPSRIQVSPEKEPAADAGAETPPTDSDPAYSSKVLLLSSPGLEELYRCCMLFVDDMAEPRETPEHPLKQIKFLLGWKDDEAVLVGGEWSPSLDGLDPKGDPQVLVRTATRCAQAQAGIDLSACTKWWRFAEFQYLQAGPPRRLQTVVVYLPDIWTVMPTLEEWEALCQQKAAEAAPPPPEVPVETEPTEQSADGSEQAADTSKQSAENPEVAAQQEVDTDLPEAPPPPLEPAVMARSRCVNLSLQSIVEDRRPKERISFEATVLAELFLEMLQRDFGYRIYKTLLSLPEKVMAPPEPEKEEAAKEEAAVKEEAKEPKDEVQSEGTAVEADAPPKEDGLLPKPPSSGGEDEEKPRGEASEDLCEMALDPELLLLRDDGEEEFGAKLEDSEVRSVASNQSEMEFSTLQDMPKELEPSVVLPVDCLLAFVYFDANWCGYLHRRDLERILLTLGLRLSAEQAKQLVSRAVSQNICQYRSLHYSRLEGPDGALPEDLLFGNLDLLPPPGKSGKPGAAPVEHKGLVSHNGSLINVGNLLQRAEQQDSGRLYLENKIHTLELKLEESHNRFSATEVTNKTLATEMQDLRARLAEAEEMARTAERQKNQLQRLLQEFRRRLTTLQLDTQRMLEKADSWVEKEEPAPSN
- the CCAR2 gene encoding cell cycle and apoptosis regulator protein 2 isoform X1, yielding MSQFKRQRINPLPGGRNFSGAASTSLLGPPPGLLTPPVATDLSQNARHLQGGEKQRVFTGIVTSLHDYFGVVDEEVFFQLSVVKGRLPQLGEKVLVKAAYNPGQAVPWNAVKVQTLSNQPLLKSPAPPLLHVAALGQKQGILGAQPQLIFQPHRIPPLFPQKPLSLFQTSHTLHLSHLNRFPARGPHGRLDQGRSDDYDSKKRKQRAGGEPWGAKKPRHDLPPYRVHLTPYAVDSPVFDFLELQRRYRTLLVPSNFLAVHLSWLSAFPVSQPFSLHHPSRIQVSPEKEPAADAGAETPPTDSDPAYSSKVLLLSSPGLEELYRCCMLFVDDMAEPRETPEHPLKQIKFLLGWKDDEAVLVGGEWSPSLDGLDPKGDPQVLVRTATRCAQAQAGIDLSACTKWWRFAEFQYLQAGPPRRLQTVVVYLPDIWTVMPTLEEWEALCQQKAAEAAPPPPEVPVETEPTEQSADGSEQAADTSKQSAENPEVAAQQEVDTDLPEAPPPPLEPAVMARSRCVNLSLQSIVEDRRPKERISFEATVLAELFLEMLQRDFGYRIYKTLLSLPEKVMAPPEPEKEEAAKEEAAVKEEAKEPKDEVQSEGTAVEADAPPKEDGLLPKPPSSGGEDEEKPRGEASEDLCEMALDPELLLLRDDGEEEFAGAKLEDSEVRSVASNQSEMEFSTLQDMPKELEPSVVLPVDCLLAFVYFDANWCGYLHRRDLERILLTLGLRLSAEQAKQLVSRAVSQNICQYRSLHYSRLEGPDGALPEDLLFGNLDLLPPPGKSGKPGAAPVEHKGLVSHNGSLINVGNLLQRAEQQDSGRLYLENKIHTLELKLEESHNRFSATEVTNKTLATEMQDLRARLAEAEEMARTAERQKNQLQRLLQEFRRRLTTLQLDTQRMLEKADSWVEKEEPAPSN